From Motilibacter peucedani, the proteins below share one genomic window:
- a CDS encoding methyl-accepting chemotaxis protein yields MSYSSAARGRRGLADLPVGAKVLTAVSAGLVAAVAVGVTGISALSSTSSSADTIYKSNVMSVVAVGQVERAVIRTRLNYANQAISTDETSMQKYITAAQQDAQDFDKSMALYATAHPAAKPETIDDLKQAWSGYLDVARTKLFPAGQANDMAAWEQARDQFAGPFIARLTKDLEDIRAAEQGDASKNAAAAHSTYTSNRTRAIVLLLLGVLAALGLGIAISRALVRSISRVKAVAEALAEGDLTQDVGLTTNDEVGQMARALDTAMVKLRSTVSTIDGSAGSLASASEQMNGVTMQIAASAEQAAAQAQAVSAATEQVSRGVGTVAAGSEEMGASISEISHSANEAVRVAGEAVTLAAVTTATIGKLGESSAEIGNVVKVITSIAEQTNLLALNATIEAARAGEAGKGFAVVAGEVKDLAQETSRATEDIANRVQAIQADTENAVTAIEQISAVIGRISDFQTTIASAVEEQTATTGEMNRSVSEAATGVDEIASSIVGVAEAAHITSEGVTESQQATAELARMSTELSTLVAAFRY; encoded by the coding sequence ATGTCGTACTCCAGCGCAGCCCGCGGTCGCCGCGGCCTCGCAGACCTGCCGGTCGGCGCCAAGGTGCTCACCGCCGTGTCGGCGGGCCTCGTCGCCGCCGTGGCCGTCGGCGTCACCGGCATCAGCGCGCTGAGCAGCACGAGCAGCAGCGCCGACACGATCTACAAGAGCAACGTGATGTCCGTCGTCGCCGTCGGCCAGGTCGAGCGTGCGGTGATCCGGACCCGGCTCAACTACGCCAACCAGGCCATCAGCACCGACGAGACGTCGATGCAGAAGTACATCACTGCCGCCCAGCAGGACGCGCAGGACTTCGACAAGAGCATGGCGCTCTACGCCACGGCCCACCCTGCCGCGAAGCCCGAGACGATCGACGACCTCAAGCAGGCGTGGTCCGGTTACCTCGACGTGGCCCGCACGAAGCTCTTCCCGGCCGGCCAAGCGAACGACATGGCCGCCTGGGAGCAGGCGCGGGACCAGTTCGCCGGCCCCTTCATCGCGCGCCTGACCAAGGACCTCGAGGACATCCGCGCCGCCGAGCAGGGCGACGCGAGCAAGAACGCGGCCGCGGCGCACTCGACCTACACGTCGAACCGCACCCGCGCGATCGTCCTGCTGCTGCTGGGTGTCCTCGCGGCCCTGGGTCTCGGCATCGCCATATCCCGCGCGCTCGTCCGCTCCATCTCCCGCGTGAAGGCCGTAGCCGAGGCGCTGGCCGAGGGCGACCTCACCCAGGACGTCGGTCTCACGACGAACGACGAGGTCGGCCAGATGGCCCGCGCGCTCGACACGGCCATGGTGAAGCTGCGCAGCACGGTCTCGACGATCGACGGCTCCGCCGGATCCCTGGCCAGCGCCTCGGAGCAGATGAACGGCGTCACCATGCAGATCGCGGCGTCTGCCGAGCAGGCGGCGGCGCAGGCCCAGGCGGTGTCGGCGGCGACCGAGCAGGTGTCGCGCGGCGTCGGGACGGTGGCCGCCGGCAGCGAGGAGATGGGTGCCTCCATCTCGGAGATCTCCCACAGCGCCAACGAGGCCGTCCGCGTGGCTGGGGAAGCCGTCACCCTCGCAGCGGTGACCACCGCCACCATCGGCAAGCTGGGCGAGTCGAGCGCGGAGATCGGCAACGTGGTCAAGGTGATCACCTCGATCGCCGAGCAGACCAACCTGCTGGCGCTCAACGCCACCATCGAGGCCGCCCGTGCGGGCGAGGCCGGCAAGGGGTTCGCTGTCGTCGCCGGCGAGGTCAAGGACCTCGCGCAGGAGACCTCGCGGGCCACCGAGGACATCGCCAACCGCGTGCAGGCCATCCAGGCCGACACCGAGAACGCGGTCACGGCGATCGAGCAGATCTCCGCCGTCATCGGCCGGATCAGCGACTTCCAGACGACCATCGCCTCCGCCGTCGAGGAGCAGACCGCGACGACCGGCGAGATGAACCGCTCGGTGAGCGAGGCGGCGACCGGCGTGGACGAGATCGCCAGCAGCATCGTCGGCGTGGCCGAGGCCGCGCACATCACCAGCGAGGGCGTGACCGAGTCGCAGCAGGCGACCGCGGAGCTGGCCCGGATGTCGACCGAGCTGAGCACCCTGGTCGCGGCGTTCCGCTACTGA
- a CDS encoding HNH endonuclease signature motif containing protein, producing MLDLEGRLDPADGQLLREAVTALSGWKPLPDGSPDPRTEPQRAADALVELASRTLATGDVPQVAGVSPHVTLVLDLETLRGETRCLDPSPTGPGAPRVTPSKLAAALGRSFGRAALERLACSADITPLLIDGFGQPLALGRSSRLASPHQMKAMWARDGGCVVPGCGSRFVQAHHIQEWFAHDGPTDVDEMVLLCERCHHLVHDDGWVVEHDPERWGRMRFRHRTRGVTVPAVHAVDREPGATIPLPRQGGVGEHGVLDGGEGAT from the coding sequence CTGCTGGACCTCGAGGGCCGGCTCGACCCGGCCGACGGCCAGCTGCTGCGCGAGGCGGTCACCGCGCTGTCGGGGTGGAAGCCGCTGCCCGACGGCTCTCCCGACCCGCGCACGGAGCCGCAGCGGGCCGCGGACGCGCTCGTCGAGCTGGCGTCGCGCACGCTGGCCACCGGCGACGTGCCGCAGGTCGCGGGCGTGAGCCCGCACGTCACGCTCGTGCTCGACCTCGAGACGCTGCGGGGCGAGACGCGCTGCCTCGACCCGAGCCCGACCGGCCCCGGCGCGCCGCGCGTGACGCCGTCGAAGCTCGCGGCGGCGCTCGGCCGCTCCTTCGGTCGCGCAGCCCTCGAGCGACTGGCCTGCAGCGCCGACATCACCCCGCTGCTCATCGACGGGTTCGGCCAGCCGCTCGCGCTCGGCCGCTCCTCCCGCCTCGCCTCGCCGCACCAGATGAAGGCGATGTGGGCGCGCGACGGCGGCTGCGTGGTGCCGGGGTGCGGCAGCCGCTTCGTCCAGGCCCACCACATCCAGGAGTGGTTCGCCCACGACGGCCCCACCGACGTCGACGAGATGGTCCTGCTCTGCGAACGCTGTCATCACCTCGTCCACGACGACGGCTGGGTGGTCGAGCACGATCCCGAGCGGTGGGGCCGCATGCGCTTCCGACATCGCACCCGAGGGGTGACGGTGCCGGCAGTCCATGCGGTCGACCGCGAGCCCGGGGCGACGATCCCGCTGCCGAGGCAGGGCGGGGTGGGCGAGCACGGCGTCCTCGACGGTGGGGAGGGAGCGACCTGA
- a CDS encoding LLM class flavin-dependent oxidoreductase, which yields MELGVTTFAETYPTGPSGETPTHGERLREVLEEVEVAEQVGLDVYGVGEHHRADFAASAPAVVLAAAAARTSRIRLTSAVTVLSSADPVRTFQDFATLDLVSGGRAELMAGRGSFTESFPLFGYDLADYDALFEEKLQLLLAIRDNERVTWSGSFRPALTDQPVYPRPEQRPLPVWVAVGGNPESVVRAGVLGLPMALAIIGGSPSAFAPLADLHRRALEHGGHPAGSAPVAVHAHGYVAESMEDAERDFYPAYARAMTQLGRERGWPAMSQRSFRAMAGPEGSLVIGSPRQVADKILTMQEQLGIERFMLHISVGTLPHKDVLRAIERLGTEVAPLVAAG from the coding sequence ATGGAGCTCGGCGTCACCACGTTCGCGGAGACCTACCCGACCGGCCCGTCGGGCGAGACGCCGACGCACGGCGAGCGCCTGCGCGAGGTGCTCGAGGAGGTGGAGGTCGCCGAGCAGGTCGGCCTCGACGTCTACGGCGTCGGCGAGCACCACCGTGCCGACTTCGCCGCCTCCGCGCCTGCGGTCGTGCTCGCGGCGGCCGCGGCGCGTACCTCCCGCATCCGGCTCACCAGCGCGGTCACCGTGCTGAGCTCCGCCGACCCCGTGCGCACCTTCCAGGACTTCGCCACCCTCGACCTGGTGTCGGGCGGCCGCGCCGAGCTGATGGCGGGGCGCGGCTCGTTCACCGAGTCGTTCCCGCTGTTCGGCTACGACCTCGCCGACTACGACGCGCTGTTCGAGGAGAAGCTCCAGCTCCTGCTCGCGATCCGCGACAACGAGCGCGTCACCTGGTCGGGCTCCTTCCGCCCGGCCCTCACCGACCAGCCGGTCTACCCCAGGCCCGAGCAGCGCCCGCTGCCCGTGTGGGTGGCGGTCGGCGGCAACCCCGAGTCGGTGGTGCGCGCGGGCGTGCTCGGCCTGCCCATGGCGCTGGCCATCATCGGCGGGTCGCCCAGCGCGTTCGCGCCGCTCGCCGACCTGCACCGCCGCGCGCTCGAGCACGGCGGACACCCGGCCGGCAGCGCGCCGGTCGCGGTCCACGCCCACGGCTACGTCGCCGAGAGCATGGAGGACGCCGAGCGCGACTTCTACCCCGCCTACGCCCGTGCGATGACCCAGCTCGGCCGCGAGCGGGGCTGGCCGGCCATGTCGCAGCGCTCGTTCCGCGCGATGGCCGGACCGGAGGGCTCGCTCGTCATCGGCAGCCCCCGCCAGGTGGCCGACAAGATCCTCACCATGCAGGAGCAGCTCGGCATCGAGCGGTTCATGCTCCACATCAGCGTCGGCACGCTGCCCCACAAGGACGTGCTGCGCGCCATCGAGCGCCTGGGCACGGAGGTCGCGCCCCTCGTCGCCGCAGGCTAG
- a CDS encoding M15 family metallopeptidase, with translation MRAGRGPGGTRLVAAAVAVAVGVLLPAGPARAQDAVIDTVAAPALVHRGVPTVVTAVLHADAPAGVVVVLERRPGDAETWTAVAEGTTDAGGAVSIRFVPAGSNLYRLRSASPSATSATFPVLTEPAPSTLALSARRSVRSDTTWRPVATWTTSDGLPVPGTLLLQQRAGQSWRTVQRRRTDARGAAAFAVPAVQTGAWRVAAAPVPEALGTVSATRALTVTPAYAVVPEPPVPYRAVAAVVQPRATTRGLDLRVSAVPDAVWGEMVGATWHQGCPVGRSGLRYLTLNYYGFDGFRHRGELVVATRVVGQVRRIFTALYAAGYPIRSLAREDRFGWNRSLRGADDYASMAADNSSGFNCRQVVGQESRRSPHSYGIAIDLNTLENPDVARNGTWPHAWFADRTRRSPASIVPGGAVVRAFAGQGWHWGASFRDYQHFDITRGHD, from the coding sequence GTGCGAGCAGGACGAGGACCGGGCGGCACGCGCCTGGTGGCGGCCGCGGTGGCGGTCGCCGTCGGGGTGCTGCTGCCCGCGGGGCCCGCGCGGGCGCAGGACGCCGTCATCGACACGGTCGCGGCCCCGGCGCTGGTGCACCGCGGCGTGCCGACCGTCGTCACCGCGGTGCTGCACGCCGACGCGCCGGCGGGCGTGGTCGTCGTGCTGGAGCGGCGGCCCGGCGACGCCGAGACCTGGACGGCCGTGGCCGAGGGCACCACGGACGCCGGCGGCGCGGTGTCCATCCGCTTCGTGCCGGCCGGCTCCAACCTCTACCGGCTGCGCAGCGCGTCGCCGTCGGCGACCAGCGCGACGTTCCCCGTCCTCACCGAGCCGGCGCCCAGCACGCTCGCGCTGAGCGCGCGCCGCAGCGTACGGTCCGACACCACGTGGCGCCCGGTCGCGACGTGGACCACCTCCGACGGGCTGCCCGTGCCCGGCACGCTGCTCCTCCAGCAGCGCGCGGGGCAGTCGTGGCGCACGGTGCAGCGGCGGCGCACCGACGCCCGCGGCGCCGCCGCGTTCGCCGTGCCCGCGGTGCAGACGGGTGCGTGGCGGGTCGCCGCCGCGCCGGTGCCCGAGGCGCTCGGCACCGTCAGCGCGACGCGCGCTCTCACCGTCACCCCGGCGTACGCGGTGGTGCCTGAGCCCCCCGTCCCCTACCGGGCCGTGGCCGCGGTCGTGCAGCCGAGGGCGACGACGCGGGGGCTCGACCTGCGGGTCAGCGCCGTGCCGGACGCCGTCTGGGGCGAGATGGTGGGCGCGACCTGGCACCAGGGGTGCCCGGTCGGGCGCTCGGGGCTGCGCTACCTGACGCTCAACTACTACGGCTTCGACGGGTTCCGGCACCGCGGCGAGCTGGTCGTCGCGACGCGGGTCGTCGGGCAGGTGCGGCGGATCTTCACCGCGCTCTACGCCGCGGGGTACCCGATCCGCTCGCTCGCCCGGGAGGACCGCTTCGGCTGGAACCGCAGCCTGCGCGGCGCCGACGACTACGCCTCGATGGCCGCGGACAACTCCTCGGGCTTCAACTGCCGGCAGGTCGTGGGGCAGGAGAGCCGGCGCAGCCCGCACTCCTACGGGATCGCGATCGACCTCAACACCCTCGAGAACCCCGACGTCGCGCGCAACGGGACCTGGCCGCACGCGTGGTTCGCGGACCGTACGCGGCGCTCCCCCGCCTCGATCGTGCCCGGCGGCGCGGTGGTGCGCGCGTTCGCCGGGCAGGGGTGGCACTGGGGCGCGAGCTTCCGCGACTACCAGCACTTCGACATCACGCGCGGGCACGACTGA
- a CDS encoding ATP-binding protein, which yields MVRLAALVCAAPHAALLARRDDGSYAVLASTGTAPSAGAAQVEVPLAPVAGLPGAALVVTTPAPPELSGPALELLAVQAHQLLCERRAAAASAVLREVLAAAASARTPAEALECALGAVCTFAGWPAGTAYLVDQGSGDDRAVASWASGEPAAGPLRSVPVLEGGTQVGRLELSTGAATPPDAELDGLLAQVGVALGRVVERQRAAAELAHREERLRRMVDSAGVAFFSADAAGRITAWNVPAQELFGWPVDQALGSALADVLLLPGLAADGVQGWLASRTSVPADEPVIAAARHRDGSPTPVEMVAWATGEGPRVELNAFVRDITHRHEVERLVQADLERKERLVEELRGVDRFANDVVTTVSHEFRTPLTSMLGYLELLCDDSSALAPLHQEALSAVHRNSHRLKRLVDNLVTVSRLDAGEAARVSTDVDLSATVAELVEEQAAAALAKGVLLSAHVDPHVGVEGDNDLLDRLVSNLVGNGLKFTPAGGSVRVSLRREGAWALLQVRDTGIGIALEEQEAVFQRFYRAADAEARAIQGSGIGLAIVREVAAAHEGSVTLVSQPGAGTTVTVRLPLVPAMAGTAAEQ from the coding sequence GTGGTCCGCCTGGCGGCCCTCGTGTGCGCCGCGCCCCACGCGGCGCTGCTCGCCCGGCGCGACGACGGCTCGTACGCCGTGCTCGCCTCGACGGGGACCGCGCCCTCCGCTGGCGCCGCGCAGGTCGAGGTGCCCCTCGCGCCGGTCGCCGGTCTGCCCGGCGCCGCCCTGGTCGTCACCACCCCAGCACCTCCTGAGCTCTCGGGCCCGGCGCTCGAGCTGCTGGCCGTCCAGGCGCACCAGCTACTCTGCGAGCGACGGGCCGCCGCGGCGTCCGCGGTGCTGCGCGAGGTCCTCGCGGCCGCCGCGTCGGCCCGGACCCCTGCCGAGGCGCTCGAGTGCGCGCTGGGGGCGGTCTGCACCTTCGCCGGCTGGCCGGCGGGCACCGCGTACCTCGTCGACCAGGGCAGCGGCGACGACCGCGCCGTCGCGTCGTGGGCGTCGGGCGAGCCCGCCGCCGGGCCGCTGCGGAGCGTCCCGGTCCTCGAGGGCGGGACGCAGGTCGGGCGGCTCGAGCTGTCGACCGGCGCCGCGACGCCGCCCGACGCCGAGCTCGACGGGCTGCTCGCGCAGGTCGGGGTCGCGCTCGGCAGGGTCGTCGAGCGCCAGCGGGCCGCCGCCGAGCTCGCCCACCGCGAGGAGCGGCTGCGCCGCATGGTCGACTCCGCAGGCGTGGCGTTCTTCTCCGCCGACGCCGCGGGCCGCATCACCGCCTGGAACGTGCCGGCGCAGGAGCTCTTCGGCTGGCCCGTGGACCAGGCGCTCGGGAGCGCCCTGGCCGACGTCCTGCTGCTGCCGGGCCTGGCAGCGGACGGCGTGCAGGGCTGGCTCGCGTCCCGGACGAGCGTGCCCGCCGACGAGCCCGTCATCGCGGCGGCACGCCACCGCGACGGCTCCCCGACCCCGGTCGAGATGGTGGCGTGGGCCACCGGCGAAGGCCCCCGCGTGGAGCTCAACGCCTTCGTGCGCGACATCACCCACCGCCACGAGGTCGAGCGGCTGGTGCAGGCCGACCTCGAGCGCAAGGAGCGGCTCGTGGAGGAGCTGCGCGGCGTCGACCGGTTCGCCAACGACGTGGTGACGACGGTGTCGCACGAGTTCCGCACGCCGCTCACGAGCATGCTCGGCTACCTCGAGCTGCTGTGCGACGACTCCTCCGCACTGGCACCGCTGCACCAGGAGGCGCTCTCGGCGGTGCACCGCAACTCCCACCGGCTCAAGCGGCTCGTCGACAACCTGGTCACGGTCTCGCGACTCGACGCGGGGGAGGCCGCGAGGGTCTCCACCGACGTCGACCTCTCGGCGACGGTCGCCGAGCTCGTCGAGGAGCAGGCCGCCGCGGCGCTCGCGAAGGGCGTGCTGCTCAGCGCGCACGTCGACCCGCACGTGGGCGTCGAGGGCGACAACGACCTGCTCGACCGGCTCGTCTCCAACCTGGTCGGCAACGGGCTCAAGTTCACACCCGCCGGCGGCTCGGTACGCGTGTCGCTGCGTCGCGAGGGCGCCTGGGCGCTGCTGCAGGTGCGCGACACCGGCATCGGCATCGCGCTCGAGGAGCAGGAGGCGGTGTTCCAGCGGTTCTACCGCGCCGCCGACGCCGAGGCCCGGGCGATCCAGGGCTCGGGCATCGGGCTGGCGATCGTGCGCGAGGTCGCAGCGGCGCACGAGGGGTCGGTCACGCTGGTGTCGCAGCCGGGGGCCGGGACGACCGTGACCGTACGGCTGCCGCTGGTCCCGGCGATGGCCGGGACCGCGGCGGAGCAGTAG
- a CDS encoding response regulator transcription factor, whose amino-acid sequence MARVLVVDDDEDIRGLVSMRLKAAGHRVVAVGDGNAALALVEERGLPEVAVLDVSMPGMDGFQLVQALRGLGGSDVRVVFLSARVQEHDVARGREVGATYLTKPFIASALINAVERSTPVGADDVW is encoded by the coding sequence ATGGCACGCGTGCTGGTCGTCGACGACGACGAGGACATCCGCGGGCTGGTGTCGATGCGGCTCAAGGCCGCCGGGCACCGGGTGGTCGCGGTGGGCGACGGGAACGCCGCGCTGGCGCTCGTGGAGGAGCGCGGCCTGCCCGAGGTGGCGGTGCTCGACGTGAGCATGCCGGGCATGGACGGTTTCCAGCTGGTCCAGGCCCTGCGCGGGCTCGGCGGCTCCGACGTGCGCGTGGTCTTCCTCAGCGCCCGTGTGCAGGAGCACGACGTGGCCCGCGGCCGCGAGGTCGGTGCGACCTACCTGACCAAGCCCTTCATCGCCTCCGCGCTGATCAACGCCGTCGAGCGCTCGACCCCCGTCGGCGCCGACGACGTCTGGTAG
- a CDS encoding lysylphosphatidylglycerol synthase domain-containing protein, translating into MAADAVGRSATPGVRPRAARLRTPLVRKLAGVAVVAAGVCASVAGLQRVPAFSLLPAVLGLSAFVIGKYVFCPLRWQALSVSEHSTAWFVRAFAEAELLGLCTPGHAGADLWRVRRLERTGRRRACAFGEVAADRLVGSVGIVAFALLSGTTLPRPLLVGAVGGLLAAVAAVAVLLRARPGLRERVPSLPGPRRLAAAVAYSLGYQASVLVMLVGVVAAVGASVDPLQLAGVFAASQLAGVVPGPQGASPKDGALAFGMVALGVPLEAALGAVSLKAALAWVPGLALGSTAFLVSRASVRRARTAVAALPHPALPAIPALPHPTLPSLPALAALPHPSLPAFAPLEGVVPDGVPALGAAAA; encoded by the coding sequence ATGGCAGCAGACGCAGTCGGCCGGTCGGCCACGCCCGGCGTGCGCCCGCGTGCGGCACGCCTGCGCACCCCGCTGGTCCGCAAGCTCGCCGGCGTCGCCGTCGTCGCCGCCGGGGTGTGCGCCTCGGTCGCCGGGCTGCAGCGCGTCCCGGCCTTCTCCCTGCTCCCCGCCGTGCTCGGCCTGTCGGCCTTCGTGATCGGCAAGTACGTCTTCTGCCCCCTGCGCTGGCAGGCGCTGTCGGTCTCGGAGCACAGCACGGCGTGGTTCGTCCGCGCCTTCGCCGAGGCCGAGCTGCTCGGCCTGTGCACGCCCGGCCACGCGGGCGCCGACCTCTGGCGGGTGCGCCGCCTCGAGCGCACCGGTCGCCGTCGCGCCTGCGCCTTCGGCGAGGTCGCCGCCGACCGGCTGGTCGGCTCGGTCGGCATCGTGGCCTTCGCCCTGCTCTCCGGCACGACGCTGCCGCGTCCCCTGCTCGTCGGCGCCGTCGGCGGCCTGCTCGCCGCCGTGGCGGCCGTCGCCGTGCTGCTGCGCGCCCGCCCCGGCCTGCGCGAGCGGGTGCCCTCGCTGCCCGGTCCGCGCCGGCTCGCTGCGGCCGTCGCCTACAGCCTGGGCTACCAGGCCTCCGTGCTCGTGATGCTGGTCGGCGTCGTGGCCGCGGTCGGCGCCTCGGTCGACCCGCTGCAGCTCGCCGGCGTCTTCGCCGCCAGCCAGCTGGCGGGCGTCGTGCCCGGCCCGCAGGGAGCCAGCCCCAAGGACGGCGCGCTCGCCTTCGGCATGGTCGCGCTCGGCGTGCCGCTCGAGGCGGCGCTGGGCGCCGTGTCGCTCAAGGCAGCGCTCGCCTGGGTCCCCGGCCTGGCGCTCGGCAGCACCGCCTTCCTGGTCAGCCGCGCCTCCGTGCGCCGCGCCCGCACCGCCGTGGCCGCGCTGCCGCACCCGGCCCTGCCGGCGATCCCCGCCCTGCCGCACCCGACCCTGCCGAGCCTCCCTGCGCTGGCCGCCCTGCCGCACCCCTCGCTCCCCGCCTTCGCGCCGCTCGAGGGCGTCGTCCCCGACGGCGTTCCCGCGCTGGGCGCGGCCGCCGCGTGA
- a CDS encoding glycerophosphodiester phosphodiesterase: MTSGASGRRVLAAAHRGGNSVHALEQAADSGADIVELDVQPGPRLEVRHARDLAPLPLLLDRGRLRRGWGPRLHLDEVLDVVEELLPPTTRLLVDLKGTSTSIGAELAAVLERRGPSPRAVLVCGRHWPALDAFAGLPQVGVMLSAGKPGELALLRRRLADGTLVSGRPPAGVCLSHTLVDAPLVRELEAQLPLVLSWTVNRRTHLDRVLEAGVGGVITDRADFLRELSGVPAGR, from the coding sequence GTGACCAGCGGCGCGAGCGGGCGCCGCGTGCTCGCGGCCGCCCACCGCGGCGGCAACTCGGTCCACGCCCTGGAGCAGGCGGCCGACAGCGGAGCCGACATCGTCGAGCTCGACGTCCAGCCCGGGCCGCGGCTCGAGGTGCGCCACGCCCGCGACCTCGCGCCCCTGCCGCTGCTGCTCGACCGCGGCCGCCTGCGCCGCGGGTGGGGCCCCAGGCTCCACCTCGACGAGGTGCTCGACGTCGTCGAGGAGCTCCTCCCGCCCACGACCCGGCTGCTCGTGGACCTCAAGGGCACGTCGACCTCGATCGGCGCCGAGCTCGCCGCCGTCCTCGAGCGGCGCGGGCCGAGCCCGCGCGCGGTGCTCGTCTGCGGCCGGCACTGGCCCGCTCTCGACGCCTTCGCCGGCCTGCCCCAGGTCGGGGTGATGCTCTCGGCCGGCAAGCCCGGCGAGCTCGCCCTCCTGCGCCGCCGGCTCGCCGACGGCACGCTCGTCTCAGGGCGCCCGCCCGCCGGCGTCTGCCTCTCCCACACGCTCGTCGACGCACCGCTCGTGCGCGAGCTCGAGGCCCAGCTCCCGCTCGTGCTGTCGTGGACGGTCAACCGGCGCACCCATCTCGACCGGGTGCTCGAGGCCGGCGTCGGCGGGGTCATCACCGACCGGGCCGACTTCCTCCGCGAGCTCTCGGGCGTGCCCGCCGGGCGCTGA
- a CDS encoding DUF6458 family protein encodes MEELPMGIGIGILLIAAGLILALAVDATVSGLDIQVVGWILVAAGVLGLVLELALFAPRRRYPGAVAPDVRERTVYQDRPVVEERRVYDDPRY; translated from the coding sequence ATGGAGGAACTCCCCATGGGCATCGGCATCGGCATCCTGCTCATCGCCGCGGGCCTGATCCTCGCCCTCGCCGTGGACGCGACGGTCTCCGGGCTCGACATCCAGGTCGTCGGCTGGATCCTCGTGGCCGCCGGCGTGCTCGGGCTCGTGCTGGAGCTCGCGCTCTTCGCGCCGCGGCGCCGCTACCCCGGGGCCGTGGCCCCCGACGTGCGCGAGCGCACGGTCTACCAGGACCGCCCCGTCGTCGAGGAGCGCCGCGTCTACGACGACCCGCGCTACTAG